In Carassius gibelio isolate Cgi1373 ecotype wild population from Czech Republic chromosome B17, carGib1.2-hapl.c, whole genome shotgun sequence, a single window of DNA contains:
- the akap12a gene encoding mucin-17 isoform X2, which translates to MGATASSAQRDSRCEEDTAVEELPAAESDARDDAGADNKLLQKNGQISSLNVKTSNHADELNGNFEERVLADVGSGFVTLKEDGTETIEDIQEMDALQPVMKNESTEMVDADSVTVKEETEEDDISEVGFKKIFRFVGFKFTLKKDTCENTESDGQAEKVTSPSEDSSDTQENSTVAANENTPAETREIEVSSQPDAAEPSQQTDNEKELDQDIKIVEHHVEDTPEKELEKEGSPELEEPISPIKQFFTQGIFASLRKKKKEEEMLKESKEDEIKRIERMGLEEAKKEDSKCICLDIPHITSEEEKDTQEKDNDTLLPEGEFQNSLEKDKVQGSPLKRLFRKFSTKRQRESKSAEKVIEAEEQVSEHPKPSLELTELAEVEEPVVGEPKPDEEELVANVSPQETKKKPDTTASWEALICGGSAKKRARKTNEDETPEKREVYEKATDSPLGSSTEGDYDHLTSSNEQSGSPAEEEMGSTWKTLKKMVIQKRKVRTGENSTPEQIPSDSEMNKDEPFTMKKLIPGHKKRKSDESKDQTSSDGAAKDHKTGDEDDETPAIIPLSEYEIIEPESLKELHEQQVEITIEHEMPEMASPVLEQDTSDNLLPKVAATVPINTGPTVICGLPEDFEELTDFLSKHQQLSDIPEEGIIEESIETPKSSAEWTTQDDTLAEDIVELTADAVTAPEPSSEQFIGDDTTEMVSAVSQLTNSPRSSGHFTPVSAEYGLQTPDVILQEAIQSICMTPSVQSVTTKDESQESLAISFSPYIVQSSTTEETKVLVAHKKTEATAICTGLESQEIESVEEHLPAPLVEVIPEVSDAVPTELVSDNFKNETEVAGLWTDEVYEAEIKKLKTEYQELIVSEKESATETELSVEQVIPLVAEPLVGESEETHMEKQREECTTSIELRQVIETMQSEAGLEQVMSDYTHDPETECPLHSVLEEPVYEQPVAAEPEKDLTLSDVKLFVAEYDQPASTELVETSTQGDTDISKEVKEIEINASAVECLEVTATDSIISPIPDHIQAETLGLEGSLKLEAAESMQVEACEIQFDIKDAVLLAGDSAVAVEDISGKIQEKDYEQTAQQDIKEIHVEEETGDDVASEAVKNISEAGDESLAREQLPAKGVSLPEPVLVEETEEHQKEDTKMHLDDKVEDGTDGIFVKEEEEHAVKEGQPLTNTGSNETPIYESPEIIVDPGSEIGEMVYKIREHTVVSAFSKDLSEHTETPELPHTRSEVIQIPLEIVLPEVEAEPVAPEIAQPATTENIKTGKVLEMVAIIENTTKQSGKEKPMVPEPVTQVLSKSKLPKATEQEGEEIDGDQSPAMTSSEMKEIAVPEEKDTMAVAPKPEPEGVDSEMTMIKIPTITVLAQNYTAAETEVSNMSEKENEEDENASLKCESLEQVTEKILSNELHVDKTEIKDEIPAVIEITTIAQESPLTSEVTAKTPEVAVSEIQSEVVSELRAETLEVREPKVEIPVVSEVKVETAVVAELEVETPVVTSVAKELELETLVVTSMAKTTDTNNSAVTSQNQNIDSDTSVLTTVIKEQVVEIPTVISVVVTPATPLDELTPVVTLGNGSKDVPPVKETPVETLNVESVIVKTAVSPVVEIQNVIPVVATPDLGSVIVTEAASPVVSTGTVTTKIEETPVLSTVVETPVFSVTEVKSTPATVEKTVVSPVLQIPATVTSFVETPAVDSVKETVPLEEVTLDVTSFAETHVSQVIETLIVSVTSVKPTVVEMAKTPDTEMPAMSSMTVAEAVSPVVGTSSGTPVASETIMIPEVKTSVVTSAAETSLVTPAVETPAQISVIATNAAPPVTPAATAASETSEAVETAIVESPPVAVVETPVVTQVVETLGKVLVMVTETVPLVDVSEETAAVETPVEFPVLQTSVVNSAPVAEDKTPLVTPVVQTSGQVSVIVTESAPPVDVSAVTSAVETPVVIPVVETPILNSAPVAVDQTPVVTPVVQTPGQVSVMVTETAPPVNVSVLTAAVETPVVIPLVETSIVKSNPVAVVETPVVTPVVQTPGKVSVMVTEPAPPVVVSVVTAAVEAPLLIPEVETPIVKSTPVAVVKTPVVTPVVQTSCQVSEKVTDTIPPVVVSAVTATVETPVKIPLVEAPVVKSTPVAVVETPVVTPVVQTSCQVSEKVTDTIPPVVVSAVTATVETPVMIPVVETPVVKSTPVAVVETPVVTPVVQTPGQVSEKVTDTTPPVFVSAVTATVETPVMIPVVEAPVLKSTPVALVETPVVQTSGQVSEKVTDTTPPVVVSAVTATVETPVMIPVVEAPVLKSTPVALVETPVVTQVVQTPGQVLVAVTDTTPPVVVSAVTATVETPVMIPVVESPVVKSTPAAVVNTPVVTPVVQTSGQVSEKVTDTIPPVVVSAATATVETPVMIPVVEVPVVKSTAVAVVETPVVTPAVQTPGKVSEKATYTTPPVVVSAVTATVETPVMIPVVEAPVVKSTPVAVVETPVVTPVVQTPGQVSEKVTDTTPPVFVSAVTATVETPVTIPVVEAPVLKSTPVALVETPVVTPVVQTPGQVLVAVTDTTPPVVVSAVTATVETPVMIPVVESPVVKSTPAAVVNTPVVTPVVQTSGQVSEKVTDTIPPVVVSAATATVETHVMIPVVEVPVVKSTAVAVVETPVVTPAVQTPGKVSEKATDTTPPVVVSAVTATVETPVMIPVVEAPFVKSTPVAVVETPVVYPVVQTPGQVLVAVTEATPPAVVSAVTAAAETPVVISVVERSVVSLVLETTTEAPTAIAMAERPVMIPVVQTPVLVSVIAKEAAPPVFLPAVTAGPEVETPVSVPEAPAVILAVQTPMKEQVAQTRTTPAMVLVKATSVVTGMEAPTVTGTPLSHGVMGPAVATVIVATAPPVATPEVKKTMLQVVEQEKREAKSEASVVSKDVEPPFVAAKEVKISVLTQECISDEENGKASLRHTSTEPQSEVEEDVWEDAVDNIGDSPCQVTYTEDAPQDTAAKQTSDAAI; encoded by the exons ATGGGAGCTACGGCATCCTCCGCGCAACGGGACAGCAGATGTGAGGAGGACACAGCGGTGGAGGAGCTCCCTGCAGCGGAGAGCGATGCTCGGGACGACGCCGGTGCTGATAACAAG TTATTACAGAAAAATGGCCAGATCTCCAGTTTGAATGTAAAGACAAGCAACCATGCAGATGAATTAAATGGCAACTTTGAGGAGAGAGTACTTGCAGATG TTGGCTCAGGGTTTGTTACTCTGAAAGAAGATGGCACAGAAACAATTGAAGACATCCAGGAAATGGATGCTCTTCAACCAGTAATGAAGAATGAGAGCACAGAGATGGTTGATGCAGATAGTGTGACTGTGAAGGAGGAAACTGAGGAGGATGATATCAGTGAAGTTGGGTTCAAAAAAATCTTCAGATTTGTTGGATTTAAGTTTACCCTAAAAAAAGACACATGTGAAAACACTGAATCAGATGGACAAGCAGAAAAAGTTACAAGTCCCTCAGAGGACTCCAGTGACACCCAGGAGAACAGTACAGTAGCAGCAAATGAAAACACACCTGCTGAGACACGAGAAATTGAGGTGTCTTCCCAGCCTGATGCAGCTGAACCCTCTCAACAAACAGACAATGAAAAAGAGCTGGATCAGGACATAAAGATAGTGGAACATCATGTGGAGGACACACCTGAGAAAGAACTGGAAAAAGAAGGAAGTCCTGAGCTGGAGGAACCAATTTCACCAATCAAGCAATTCTTTACACAAGGAATTTTTGCCagtttgagaaagaaaaagaaagaagaggaaaTGCTAAAAGAGAGTAAGGAAGACGAAATCAAGAGAATTGAGAGAATGGGTTTAGAAGAGGCCAAAAAAGAAGACAGTAAATGTATATGCCTTGATATCCCTCATATTACATCAGAGGAAGAAAAAGATACACAGGAGAAAGACAATGACACATTGTTACCTGAAGGAGAGTTTCAGAATTCTCTAGAGAAAGATAAGGTACAAGGAAGTCCACTTAAAAGACTTTTCAGGAAATTTTCCACAAAAAGGCAGCGAGAAAGTAAATCTGCAGAAAAGGTGATTGAGGCAGAAGAACAAGTCTCTGAACACCCAAAACCATCCTTGGAATTGACAGAGCTCGCAGAAGTGGAGGAACCAGTGGTTGGGGAACCAAAACCTGATGAAGAGGAGCTGGTGGCTAATGTAAGCCCTCAAGAGACCAAAAAGAAACCTGACACCACCGCTTCCTGGGAGGCACTGATTTGTGGTGGTTCTGCTAAAAAAAGAGCTAGAAAAACAAATGAGGATGAAACACCAGAGAAAAGAGAAGTATATGAAAAAGCAACTGACTCTCCATTGGGAAGTTCAACAGAGGGGGATTATGATCATCTCACATCATCTAATGAACAAAGTGGAAGTCCTGCTGAAGAAGAGATGGGATCCACATGGAAGACGTTAAAAAAAATGGTCATCCAGAAGAGAAAGGTCAGAACTGGAGAAAATAGTACCCCTGAGCAGATACCTTCAGATAGTGAGATGAACAAAGACGAACCGTTTACTATGAAGAAACTCATTCCAGGGCATAAAAAGAGAAAATCAGATGAAAGCAAAGACCAGACATCGTCCGATGGGGCTGCAAAGGATCATAAAAcaggtgatgaagatgatgagacCCCAGCTATTATTCCTCTGTCTGAGTATGAAATAATTGAGCCTGAAAGTCTGAAGGAGTTGCATGAGCAACAAGTTGAAATCACAATAGAACATGAGATGCCAGAGATGGCTTCACCAGTGTTAGAACAAGACACATCTGATAACTTGTTGCCAAAAGTTGCAGCTACAGTTCCAATTAACACTGGACCAACAGTCATATGTGGATTACCAGAAGACTTTGAAGAACTTACAGACTTCTTGAGCAAACATCAGCAACTGAGTGATATTCCAGAAGAAGGCATCATTGAGGAAAGCATTGAAACACCAAAATCCTCTGCTGAGTGGACAACACAGGATGACACCTTAGCTGAGGACATTGTGGAGTTGACAGCAGATGCGGTCACTGCCCCAGAACCATCAAGTGAACAATTTATTGGGGATGACACTACTGAAATGGTCTCGGCAGTCTCGCAACTAACCAATTCACCCAGGTCATCTGGGCATTTTACACCAGTGTCAGCTGAATATGGCTTACAAACACCAGATGTGATCCTACAGGAAGCTATTCAATCTATCTGCATGACTCCAAGTGTTCAGTCAGTAACTACAAAAGATGAAAGCCAAGAATCTCTGGCCATATCATTTTCACCTTATATTGTGCAGTCCTCCACAACAGAGGAAACAAAGGTTTTGGTTGCACATAAGAAAACTGAGGCAACAGCAATATGTACAGGACTGGAATCTCAAGAAATAGAATCTGTTGAAGAACATCTCCCTGCACCCTTAGTGGAGGTAATACCTGAAGTAAGTGATGCTGTCCCGACTGAATTAGTCTCTGAtaactttaaaaatgaaactgaagTTGCAGGACTTTGGACAGATGAGGTCTATGAGGCTGAAATTAAGAAACTAAAGACTGAGTATCAGGAATTAATTGTAAGTGAAAAGGAATCTGCCACTGAAACTGAGCTAAGTGTAGAGCAAGTTATTCCGTTAGTGGCAGAGCCTCTTGTGGGAGAATCAGAGGAGACTCATATGGAGAAACAAAGAGAGGAATGTACAACTAGTATTGAACTCAGACAGGTAATTGAGACAATGCAAAGTGAAGCTGGGCTGGAACAGGTTATGTCAGATTACACCCATGATCCTGAAACAGAGTGTCCACTGCATTCAGTGTTAGAGGAACCTGTATATGAACAACCAGTAGCGGCTGAACCTGAAAAAGACCTCACGCTTTCAGATGTTAAATTGTTCGTTGCTGAGTATGATCAACCTGCATCAACTGAATTAGTTGAGACTTCGACACAAGGTGATACAGACATAAGTAAAGAAGTCAAAGAAATAGAAATTAATGCTTCTGCTGTGGAGTGTCTGGAAGTCACAGCGACTGATAGTATTATAAGTCCAATTCCAGATCACATACAGGCAGAGACACTGGGGTTAGAAGGGAGTTTAAAATTAGAAGCAGCTGAATCAATGCAAGTTGAAGCCTGTGAAATACAATTTGACATAAAAGATGCAGTCTTATTAGCAGGTGATTCAGCAGTGGCTGTGGAGGACATCAGTGGGAAAATACAAGAAAAAGATTATGAACAAACGGCACAGCAGGACATTAAGGAAATACATGTAGAAGAAGAAACAGGGGATGATGTTGCTTCAGAAGctgttaaaaatatttcagaagcTGGAGATGAATCATTAGCCAGAGAACAGCTGCCAGCCAAGGGGGTGTCACTTCCAGAACCAGTATTAGTTGAAGAGACTGAAGAGCACCAGAAAGAAGACACTAAAATGCATTTGGATGATAAAGTGGAAGATGGAACGGATGGGATTTTtgtgaaagaggaagaggaacatGCAGTGAAGGAAGGGCAGCCTCTGACAAACACTGGCAGCAATGAAACTCCTATTTATGAATCTCCTGAAATAATTGTTGATCCAGGAAGTGAAATTGGAGAGATGGTTTATAAAATAAGAGAACACACAGTTGTTTCAGCATTTTCAAAAGATTTATCTGAGCACACAGAAACACCAGAATTGCCTCACACTAGGTCTGAAGTCATACAAATACCGCTAGAAATAGTATTGCCAGAAGTTGAAGCAGAACCTGTAGCACCAGAAATTGCACAACCAGCAACAACAGAGAATATTAAAACTGGTAAAGTTTTAGAAATGGTTGCCATTATTGAGAACACAACAAAACAATCTGGGAAAGAGAAGCCTATGGTACCTGAACCAGTAACACAGGTTCTTTCAAAATCTAAGCTACCAAAAGCAACAGAACAAGAGGGTGAAGAAATAGATGGTGACCAGTCCCCAGCAATGACATCATCAGAAATGAAAGAAATTGCAGTTCCAGAAGAAAAAGATACAATGGCTGTTGCTCCCAAACCAGAACCAGAAGGGGTTGATTCAGAGATGACTATGATTAAAATACCTACCATCACAGTGCTGGCACAAAATTATACTGCTGCAGAAACAGAGGTTAGTAATATGAGTGAAAAGGAGAATGAAGAAGATGAAAATGCTAGTCTAAAATGTGAATCTCTTGAACAGGTTACAGAAAAGATACTGTCAAATGAGTTGCATGTAGACAAGACAGAAATTAAAGATGAAATACCTGCAGTAATCGAAATAACAACCATTGCACAAGAATCACCACTGACCTCTGAAGTAACAGCAAAAACACCAGAAGTTGCTGTTTCTGAGATACAGTCAGAAGTAGTCAGTGAACTCAGGGCTGAGACACTTGAAGTGAGAGAACCAAAGGTAGAAATTCCTGTGGTATCAGAAGTGAAAGTAGAGACAGCTGTAGTAGCTGAGCTGGAAGTGGAGACACCAGTTGTCACCTCAGTGGCTAAAGAACTTGAATTAGAAACACTAGTGGTTACATCTATGGCAAAAACAACTGATACCAATAATTCCGCTGTTACATCACAAAATCAAAACATAGACTCTGACACATCAGTGTTAACAACGGTGATCAAAGAGCAAGTAGTGGAGATTCCCACTGTTATTTCTGTGGTAGTGACACCAGCTACACCTTTAGATGAATTAACACCAGTTGTAACTCTAGGCAATGGGTCAAAGGATGTACCTCCTGTAAAAGAGACACCTGTCGAAACACTAAATGTCGAATCAGTGATTGTGAAGACTGCTGTGTCCCCAGTAGTAGAGATACAGAATGTGATTCCAGTGGTAGCAACACCAGATCTTGGTTCAGTAATAGTAACAGAAGCTGCATCTCCAGTGGTAAGTACAGGAACAGTGACTACTAAAATAGAAGAAACACCAGTTTTGAGCACCGTTGTAGAAACACCTGTTTTTTCTGTCACAGAAGTAAAATCAACTCCAGCTACAGTAGAGAAAACAGTAGTGTCCCCTGTATTACAGATCCCAGCCACAGTAACATCTTTTGTGGAGACTCCAGCTGTTGATTCAGTCAAAGAAACTGTACCTCTAGAAGAGGTTACACTAGATGTGACCTCATTTGCAGAAACACATGTAAGCCAAGTAATTGAAACTCTCATTGTCTCCGTCACATCAGTAAAACCAACTGTAGTGGAAATGGCAAAGACACCAGACACTGAGATGCCAGCTATGAGTTCAATGACAGTGGCAGAGGCTGTATCTCCTGTAGTAGGTACATCATCTGGAACTCCAGTAGCATCAGAAACAATTATGATCCCAGAAGTAAAAACTTCAGTAGTAACTTCAGCCGCAGAGACATCACTTGTGACACCAGCAGTAGAAACACCAGCTCAGATTTCAGTAATTGCAACAAATGCAGCACCTCCAGTAACTCCAGCAGCAACTGCAGCATCAGAAACATCAGAAGCTGTAGAAACAGCTATTGTAGAGTCACCTCCAGTTGCAGTGGTTGAGACACCAGTTGTGACCCAAGTGGTAGAGACACTAGGTAAGGTTTTAGTGATGGTAACAGAGACTGTCCCTCTGGTAGATGTTTCAGAAGAAACTGCAGCAGTAGAAACACCTGTTGAGTTCCCAGTATTACAAACTTCCGTTGTTAATTCAGCTCCAGTTGCAGAGGATAAGACACCACTTGTGACCCCAGTTGTGCAGACATCAGGTCAGGTTTCAGTGATTGTAACAGAGAGTGCACCTCcagtagatgtttctgcagtaacTTCAGCAGTAGAAACACCTGTTGTAATCCCAGTAGTAGAAACTCCCATATTAAATTCAGCTCCAGTTGCAGTGGATCAGACACCAGTTGTGACCCCAGTGGTACAGACACCAGGGCAGGTTTCTGTTATGGTAACAGAGACTGCACCTCCAGTAAATGTTTCAGTATTGACTGCAGCAGTAGAAACACCTGTTGTGATCCCATTAGTAGAAACTTCTATTGTAAAGTCAAATCCAGTTGCAGTGGTTGAGACACCAGTTGTGACCCCAGTGGTACAGACACCAGGTAAAGTTTCAGTTATGGTAACAGAGCCTGCACCTCCAGTAGTTGTATCAGTGGTTACTGCAGCAGTAGAGGCACCTCTTTTAATCCCAGAAGTAGAAACTCCTATTGTAAAGTCAACTCCAGTTGCAGTGGTTAAGACACCAGTTGTGACTCCAGTTGTGCAGACATCATGTCAGGTTTCAGAAAAGGTAACAGACACTATACCTCCAGTAGTTGTTTCAGCAGTAACTGCAACAGTAGAAACACCTGTTAAGATCCCCTTAGTAGAAGCGCCAGTTGTAAAGTCAACTCCAGTTGCAGTGGTTGAGACACCAGTAGTGACCCCAGTTGTGCAGACATCATGTCAGGTTTCAGAAAAGGTAACAGACACTATACCTCCAGTAGTTGTTTCAGCAGTAACTGCAACAGTAGAAACACCTGTTATGATCCCAGTAGTAGAAACTCCAGTTGTAAAGTCAACTCCAGTTGCAGTGGTTGAGACACCAGTAGTGACCCCAGTGGTACAGACACCAGGTCAGGTTTCAGAGAAGGTAACAGACACTACACCTCCAGTATTTGTTTCAGCAGTAACTGCAACAGTAGAAACACCTGTTATGATCCCTGTAGTAGAAGCACCGGTTTTAAAGTCAACTCCAGTTGCATTGGTTGAGACACCAGTTGTGCAGACATCAGGTCAGGTTTCAGAAAAGGTAACAGACACTACACCTCCAGTAGTTGTTTCAGCAGTAACTGCAACAGTAGAAACACCTGTTATGATCCCTGTAGTAGAAGCACCGGTTTTAAAGTCAACTCCAGTTGCATTGGTTGAGACACCAGTGGTGACCCAGGTGGTACAGACACCAGGTCAGGTTTTAGTTGCAGTAACAGACACTACACCTCCAGTAGTTGTTTCAGCAGTAACTGCAACAGTAGAAACACCTGTTATGATCCCAGTAGTAGAATCACCAGTTGTAAAGTCAACTCCAGCTGCAGTGGTTAATACACCAGTTGTGACACCAGTTGTGCAGACATCAGGTCAGGTTTCAGAAAAGGTAACAGACACTATACCTCCAGTAGTTGTTTCAGCAGCAACTGCCACAGTAGAAACACCTGTTATGATCCCAGTAGTCGAAGTGCCAGTTGTAAAGTCAACTGCAGTTGCAGTGGTTGAGACACCAGTTGTGACCCCAGCGGTACAGACACCAGGTAAAGTTTCAGAGAAGGCAACATACACTACACCTCCAGTAGTTGTTTCAGCAGTAACTGCAACAGTAGAAACACCTGTTATGATCCCAGTAGTAGAAGCACCAGTTGTAAAGTCAACTCCAGTTGCAGTGGTTGAGACACCAGTAGTGACCCCAGTGGTACAGACACCAGGTCAGGTTTCAGAGAAGGTAACAGACACTACACCTCCAGTATTTGTTTCAGCAGTAACTGCAACAGTAGAAACACCTGTTACGATCCCTGTAGTAGAAGCACCGGTTTTAAAGTCAACTCCAGTTGCATTGGTTGAGACACCAGTTGTGACCCCA GTGGTACAGACACCAGGTCAGGTTTTAGTTGCAGTAACAGACACTACACCTCCAGTAGTTGTTTCAGCAGTAACTGCAACAGTAGAAACACCTGTTATGATCCCAGTAGTAGAATCACCAGTTGTAAAGTCAACTCCAGCTGCAGTGGTTAATACACCAGTTGTGACACCAGTTGTGCAGACATCAGGTCAGGTTTCAGAAAAGGTAACAGACACTATACCTCCAGTAGTTGTTTCAGCAGCAACTGCCACAGTAGAAACACATGTTATGATCCCAGTAGTCGAAGTGCCAGTTGTAAAGTCAACTGCAGTTGCAGTGGTTGAGACACCAGTTGTGACCCCAGCGGTACAGACACCAGGTAAAGTTTCAGAGAAGGCAACAGACACTACACCTCCAGTAGTTGTTTCAGCAGTAACTGCAACAGTAGAAACACCTGTTATGATCCCAGTAGTAGAAGCACCGTTTGTAAAGTCAACTCCAGTTGCAGTGGTTGAGACACCAGTAGTGTACCCAGTGGTACAGACACCAGGTCAGGTTTTAGTTGCAGTAACAGAAGCTACTCCTCCAGCAGTTGTTTCAGCAGTGACTGCAGCAGCAGAAACACCTGTTGTGATCTCAGTAGTGGAAAGATCAGTTGTGAGCCTAGTACTAGAAACTACAACAGAAGCACCAACTGCAATTGCAATGGCAGAGAGACCTGTTATGATCCCAGTGGTACAGACACCAGTTCTGGTTTCAGTGATTGCAAAAGAGGCTGCACCTCCAGTATTTCTACCAGCAGTGACTGCAGGACCAGAGGTGGAGACACCAGTTTCAGTACCAGAAGCACCTGCTGTGATCCTAGCAGTACAAACACCAATGAAAGAACAGGTAGCACAGACACGGACAACACCAGCCATGGTCTTAGTAAAGGCAACATCAGTTGTAACTGGGATGGAGGCACCCACTGTGACCGGGACACCTTTATCCCATGGGGTGATGGGACCAGCTGTTGCCACAGTTATAGTAGCAACAGCTCCACCTGTTGCTACACCAGAAGTAAAGAAAACAATGTTGCAGGTAGTTGAACAGGAGAAAAGGGAAGCAAAGTCAGAGGCTTCAGTTGTGTCTAAAGATGTTGAACCACCATTTGTGGCTGCGAAAGAGGTAAAGATATCAGTTTTAACTCAAGAGTGTATATCAGATGAAGAAAATGGGAAGGCTTCCTTGCGGCATACTTCAACAGAACCTCAGTCAGAGGTAGAGGAGGATGTGTGGGAGGATGCTGTAGATAATATTGGAGATTCCCCATGTCAGGTGACATACACAGAGGATGCGCCCCAAGATACTGCTGCTAAACAAACATCTGATGCTGCAATTTGA